In one Acanthochromis polyacanthus isolate Apoly-LR-REF ecotype Palm Island chromosome 20, KAUST_Apoly_ChrSc, whole genome shotgun sequence genomic region, the following are encoded:
- the LOC127531401 gene encoding leukocyte elastase inhibitor-like isoform X1 has translation MCCWDPERRHGPSNSHTFHVFFLFYSWRSNACSFTSFCIQEWQACILKLHSKKDTLLARTRLNVISRQQIPISSGLLRISLCPGLHCVSCYFMDSSQLPALTGDSYPCNETKSVKMMYQETEFPLKSIPEMNCKSLEMPYKGKELSMLIFLPNDMEDSTTGLEKLEKELTYEKFVEWTRPDRMYEVEVQVGLPRFKMEKYDMKKVLVSMGMVDAFDMGKSDFSGMSPANDLVLSKVMHKAFVEVNEEGTEAAAATADMVMLCSYRPPATFIADHPFLFFIRHNPSMSILFAGRYCSPE, from the exons atgtgctgctgggatCCAGAGAGACGACACGGACCTTCcaattcccacacgtttcatgtcttttttttattttactcctggagaagcaacgcctgtagttttaCATCGTTTTGTattcaagaatggcaagcctgtatattaaagctccactccaagaaagacacgttactcgcaagaacacggctcaaTGTCAtttccaggcagcag ATTCCCATCAGCTCTGGACTTTTGAGGATTTCTCTCTGTCCTGGACTACATTGtgtttcttgttattttatGGACTCGTCTCAGTTACCTGCACTCACAGGAGACAGCTACCCATGT aatgAAACCAAGTCCGTGAAGATGATGTACCAGGAAACTGAGTTTCCTTTGAAGTCCATCCCTGAAATGAACTGCAAG AGCCTAGAGATGCCCTACAAAGGCAAGGAGCTCAGCATGCTCATCTTCCTCCCCAATGACATGGAGGACAGTACAACAGGCCTGGAGAag CTGGAGAAGGAGCTGACCTATGAGAAGTTTGTGGAGTGGACTCGTCCAGACAGGATGTATGAAGTTGAGGTCCAGGTGGGTCTGCCTCGATTCAAGATGGAGAAGTACGACATGAAGAAGGTCCTGGTCAGCATGGGCATGGTGGACGCCTTTGACATGGGAAAGAGTGACTTCTCTG GCATGTCTCCTGCCAATGACCTGGTGCTGTCTAAAGTCATGCATAAGGCTTTCGTGGAGGTCAACGAGGAGGGaactgaggctgctgctgccactgctgACATGGTGATGCTTTGTTCCTACAGACCTCCAGCCACCTTCATCGCAGACCAccccttcctcttcttcatccgACACAACCCTTCCATGAGCATCCTCTTTGCTGGCCGATACTGCTCCCCTGAGTGA
- the LOC127531401 gene encoding leukocyte elastase inhibitor-like isoform X3, translating into MDSSQLPALTGDSYPCNETKSVKMMYQETEFPLKSIPEMNCKSLEMPYKGKELSMLIFLPNDMEDSTTGLEKLEKELTYEKFVEWTRPDRMYEVEVQVGLPRFKMEKYDMKKVLVSMGMVDAFDMGKSDFSGMSPANDLVLSKVMHKAFVEVNEEGTEAAAATADMVMLCSYRPPATFIADHPFLFFIRHNPSMSILFAGRYCSPE; encoded by the exons atGGACTCGTCTCAGTTACCTGCACTCACAGGAGACAGCTACCCATGT aatgAAACCAAGTCCGTGAAGATGATGTACCAGGAAACTGAGTTTCCTTTGAAGTCCATCCCTGAAATGAACTGCAAG AGCCTAGAGATGCCCTACAAAGGCAAGGAGCTCAGCATGCTCATCTTCCTCCCCAATGACATGGAGGACAGTACAACAGGCCTGGAGAag CTGGAGAAGGAGCTGACCTATGAGAAGTTTGTGGAGTGGACTCGTCCAGACAGGATGTATGAAGTTGAGGTCCAGGTGGGTCTGCCTCGATTCAAGATGGAGAAGTACGACATGAAGAAGGTCCTGGTCAGCATGGGCATGGTGGACGCCTTTGACATGGGAAAGAGTGACTTCTCTG GCATGTCTCCTGCCAATGACCTGGTGCTGTCTAAAGTCATGCATAAGGCTTTCGTGGAGGTCAACGAGGAGGGaactgaggctgctgctgccactgctgACATGGTGATGCTTTGTTCCTACAGACCTCCAGCCACCTTCATCGCAGACCAccccttcctcttcttcatccgACACAACCCTTCCATGAGCATCCTCTTTGCTGGCCGATACTGCTCCCCTGAGTGA
- the LOC127531401 gene encoding leukocyte elastase inhibitor-like isoform X2 — protein MCCWDPERRHGPSNSHTFHVFFLFYSWRSNACSFTSFCIQEWQACILKLHSKKDTLLARTRLNVISRQQNETKSVKMMYQETEFPLKSIPEMNCKSLEMPYKGKELSMLIFLPNDMEDSTTGLEKLEKELTYEKFVEWTRPDRMYEVEVQVGLPRFKMEKYDMKKVLVSMGMVDAFDMGKSDFSGMSPANDLVLSKVMHKAFVEVNEEGTEAAAATADMVMLCSYRPPATFIADHPFLFFIRHNPSMSILFAGRYCSPE, from the exons atgtgctgctgggatCCAGAGAGACGACACGGACCTTCcaattcccacacgtttcatgtcttttttttattttactcctggagaagcaacgcctgtagttttaCATCGTTTTGTattcaagaatggcaagcctgtatattaaagctccactccaagaaagacacgttactcgcaagaacacggctcaaTGTCAtttccaggcagcag aatgAAACCAAGTCCGTGAAGATGATGTACCAGGAAACTGAGTTTCCTTTGAAGTCCATCCCTGAAATGAACTGCAAG AGCCTAGAGATGCCCTACAAAGGCAAGGAGCTCAGCATGCTCATCTTCCTCCCCAATGACATGGAGGACAGTACAACAGGCCTGGAGAag CTGGAGAAGGAGCTGACCTATGAGAAGTTTGTGGAGTGGACTCGTCCAGACAGGATGTATGAAGTTGAGGTCCAGGTGGGTCTGCCTCGATTCAAGATGGAGAAGTACGACATGAAGAAGGTCCTGGTCAGCATGGGCATGGTGGACGCCTTTGACATGGGAAAGAGTGACTTCTCTG GCATGTCTCCTGCCAATGACCTGGTGCTGTCTAAAGTCATGCATAAGGCTTTCGTGGAGGTCAACGAGGAGGGaactgaggctgctgctgccactgctgACATGGTGATGCTTTGTTCCTACAGACCTCCAGCCACCTTCATCGCAGACCAccccttcctcttcttcatccgACACAACCCTTCCATGAGCATCCTCTTTGCTGGCCGATACTGCTCCCCTGAGTGA
- the LOC127531401 gene encoding leukocyte elastase inhibitor-like isoform X4, whose amino-acid sequence MMYQETEFPLKSIPEMNCKSLEMPYKGKELSMLIFLPNDMEDSTTGLEKLEKELTYEKFVEWTRPDRMYEVEVQVGLPRFKMEKYDMKKVLVSMGMVDAFDMGKSDFSGMSPANDLVLSKVMHKAFVEVNEEGTEAAAATADMVMLCSYRPPATFIADHPFLFFIRHNPSMSILFAGRYCSPE is encoded by the exons ATGATGTACCAGGAAACTGAGTTTCCTTTGAAGTCCATCCCTGAAATGAACTGCAAG AGCCTAGAGATGCCCTACAAAGGCAAGGAGCTCAGCATGCTCATCTTCCTCCCCAATGACATGGAGGACAGTACAACAGGCCTGGAGAag CTGGAGAAGGAGCTGACCTATGAGAAGTTTGTGGAGTGGACTCGTCCAGACAGGATGTATGAAGTTGAGGTCCAGGTGGGTCTGCCTCGATTCAAGATGGAGAAGTACGACATGAAGAAGGTCCTGGTCAGCATGGGCATGGTGGACGCCTTTGACATGGGAAAGAGTGACTTCTCTG GCATGTCTCCTGCCAATGACCTGGTGCTGTCTAAAGTCATGCATAAGGCTTTCGTGGAGGTCAACGAGGAGGGaactgaggctgctgctgccactgctgACATGGTGATGCTTTGTTCCTACAGACCTCCAGCCACCTTCATCGCAGACCAccccttcctcttcttcatccgACACAACCCTTCCATGAGCATCCTCTTTGCTGGCCGATACTGCTCCCCTGAGTGA